GCGCACCGCCCACGCCAGCGCCGCCTGCGCCGCGAAGGCGAGCAGCACCCCAAGTACGCAGGCGATCAGCGCCAGCACGAAGAATTGCCCGACGAAGTGCATCAGCGTCTGCCGCTGACCGGCACCCAGTGTGCGAAACAGCGTTGCGGTGTCGAGCTCGCGTTTGAGGTAACGGCGCAGTGCCAGCACGATGGCTACCACCGCGAGGAAGACCGCAAACGACGCTGCAAGCCCGAGAAACTGCTCGGAGCGTTCCAGTGTGGAGCGCACTTCCGGCCGCAATTCGCGGATCGTCTCCAGCCGCTGGCCGGGCCCGAGTTTCGGCTTGATGGCAGCGGCGAATTCCTGCGCGCGCTCGCCAGCCACCTGCAGTCGGTAAGTGGCGCGGCTGCCGGGGCCAAGCAGTTCGCTGGCAGCCACGTCGGCGCTGGACATCAACACCTTCGGCGCCGCCGAGAGAAAGTTGCCGGCAACCTCCGGCTCCTCGGCGAACACCTGCGCAATGCGTGGCGTGTTCTTGCCCACTTCGAGCACATCGCCCGCCTTGACGCCCAGCCGCGACGCCAGCCGTTCATCAACAAACACTTCGCCCGGCTTGACCTGCGCGACCAGCGGCACCCGTTCACCCCTCGCGTCGCGCGCCTCCAGTGTGCCGCGCAAGGGATACGGTGCGGCGACTGCCTTGACATCAGCGAGCACTGATTGTCTTGCCGTTGCTGAAGCTGCGTCCTTGGCCGCGGCACTGATCATGCTGCCGAAGCGGGACGACTCGGTCACCTTTAGGCCCATCGCAGCGGCCGTCTGCGCGAAAGTCTCAGGCAGTGGGCGATCGCCAGAAATCATCGCGTCCGCCCCGAGCAGCACGTTGGCCTGGTTGGCGAACGCACCCTTGACGCGGTCGGCGAACATGGCCACCGCACCCACGCTGGCCACCGCCACCGCGAGTGCCAGCACCAGAATGCGTGCCTCGGTCGAGCGCAGCTCGCGGCGCACGAAACGCAGGACGAGATTCACGAAACCACCTTGCCACGGGCCAGCCGCACCACGTGGCCGCAGCGTGCTGCCAGCTCGGGATCATGCGTCACCAGCACCAGGGTGGTGCCCTGTTCGCGGTTGAGCGAGAACATCAGCTCAACGATCTCGGCACCGGTGTCAGTATCGAGATTGCCGGTTGGCTCATCGGCAAAGACGATTTTCGGATCGGCGACGAAGGCTCGCGCAATGGCGACGCGCTGCTGCTCGCCGCCGGAGAGCTGCTTCGGAAGATGATCGACGCGTTCGCCCAGGCCCACGCGGGCGAGCCAGTCGGCAGCACGCTTCTCGGCGTCGCGGGCGCCGGCCAGCTCGAGCGGCAGCATCACATTCTCCAGCGCCGTCAGCGCCGGCAGCAACTGGAATGACTGGAACACGAAGCCGATCGCACCCTGCCGGCGTTTCGCCAGCGCATCCTCGCTGAGCGAGCTGACCGCCTCGCCGTGCCAGGCCACGCTGCCACTGTTGGGGCGGTCGAGGCCCGCGAGCAGGCCCAGCAAGGTGGTCTTGCCCGAGCCGGAGGCGCCAACGATGGCCAGCGTTTCACCAGCGGCCACGTCGAGCGACACGCCCTCGAGGATGGTGAGCTGGCGGTCACCCAGCGGCACCACGCGGGTGAGCGCGTCGGCACGAATGGCCGGGGGCTGGGACGACAAAGTGTTGGCAACTGGCGAAGGCGTCAGGGTGGCGGTCATATGGTGAAACGCGGTGCTGCCCCCAACTGCCAATCTGGCGGGGCGGGCAGGCCCGGTGGGTATCCCTAGAATGGTTGTGATGATGACAGAACAGATGGCTTTCTGGTTCCAGTCGCCCGTGCAGCGCGCGCTGCGCCGGCTCGCGGCATGGCTGCTGGCAACACTTGCCGTGCTGGCGACGGCCAATCCGGTTGCGGCAAAACCGGCGCAGATTCTGGTGGTCGGCGATTCATTGTCGGCGGGCTATGGCTTGTCCGCTGGCGAAGGTTGGGTCGATCTGCTGACTAAAAAGCTGGCCCGCGAAAAAATCGCAGCACAGGTGATCAATGCCAGCATCAGTGGCGACACCACGGCCGGTGGCCTTGCCCGGCTGCCCGCGCTGCTGGTCAAGCACAAGCCGACGCTGGTAGTGATTGAGCTCGGTGGCAACGATGGCCTTCGTGGATCGCCAGTGGCAGCGGCGAAGGCCAATCTGCTGAAGATGGCAGAGCTGGCCAAAGCCTCCGGCGCCAAAGTGCTGGTGGTCGGCATGCGCATGCCGCCGAACTTCGGTCCGAGCTACACCACGCAGTTTGAAGCGATGTATGCCGAGGTAGCAAAGGCGGTGGGCGGCGGGCTGGTGCCGTTCTTCCTTGACCGCATCGGCACCGACCTCTCGAAATTTCAGGCCGACAAGATCCATCCCACGGCTGCTGCGCAGCCGGAGCTGCTCGACACCGTGTGGCCAGCGCTGGCGAAGCTGCTGAAATGAGCGTCCGCCCCGATCTGGTCGCTGCCACCGACATCGACCGCTGGCTGACCGCTGGCGCCACCATCATCGACGCCCG
This is a stretch of genomic DNA from Casimicrobium huifangae. It encodes these proteins:
- a CDS encoding ABC transporter ATP-binding protein gives rise to the protein MTATLTPSPVANTLSSQPPAIRADALTRVVPLGDRQLTILEGVSLDVAAGETLAIVGASGSGKTTLLGLLAGLDRPNSGSVAWHGEAVSSLSEDALAKRRQGAIGFVFQSFQLLPALTALENVMLPLELAGARDAEKRAADWLARVGLGERVDHLPKQLSGGEQQRVAIARAFVADPKIVFADEPTGNLDTDTGAEIVELMFSLNREQGTTLVLVTHDPELAARCGHVVRLARGKVVS
- a CDS encoding arylesterase gives rise to the protein MTEQMAFWFQSPVQRALRRLAAWLLATLAVLATANPVAAKPAQILVVGDSLSAGYGLSAGEGWVDLLTKKLAREKIAAQVINASISGDTTAGGLARLPALLVKHKPTLVVIELGGNDGLRGSPVAAAKANLLKMAELAKASGAKVLVVGMRMPPNFGPSYTTQFEAMYAEVAKAVGGGLVPFFLDRIGTDLSKFQADKIHPTAAAQPELLDTVWPALAKLLK